TAAGGTCCCATGAAAAAAGTCTGTGAGCATAAAAGAAGAACATTACTCCCATTGCAAACGCCTTCATGATGAGGTCCAGACCAAAGTTCATCAATGCCAGATAAACATTCGTAACAAGGTCTTTCCCACTATACAGCTTAGCCTCTGAAACGTGGCTGTAAATCATTTCAGCTAAAATAACCGTTGCATGCAATGGAATAGACCATGCATAAACATTTTCCAGCCCGTTCTCGCTCATTATAAAATCCATCATCACAAAATAATTTGTGCAAAGTTAGGACTTTGAGCTATTTTACAGGGCGATTTTGGGATTTTTTTAAGGAAATTTTAATCTGTTGCTTTGTTGGCTAACTGTCCGCAGGCAGCATCAATATCACCTCCACGGCTTCTTCTTACCATTACTGTAATACCTGCATTTTCAAGCTGGCGGATATAGTTTTCTTCCGCCTGTTTGTTGCATTGGTCATACTTTCCATCTCCAATCGGGTTGTACTGGATGAGGTTTACTTTAGAAGGAATCTGTTTACAGTATTTGATTAAAGCTTTAATGTCTTCGTCTCCGTCATTGATACCTTTCCAAACACAATATTCAAAAGTAACTACAGAACCGGTTTTTTGATACCAATACTGAAGAGATTCCATAATATCCGTCAATGGAAATTTGTCTGAGAAAGGCATAATTTCATTACGCTTTGACTCGATAGCAGAGTGAAGAGACAGTGCCAGTTTTACACGCAGCTCATCATCGGCAAGCATTTTAATCATCTTTGGAATTCCGGATGTAGAAACGGTAATTCTTCTTGGAGACATTCCCAATCCTTCCGGCTGGGTAATCTTTTTGATGGCTTCCACTACATTTTTGTAGTTCATCATCGGTTCTCCCATTCCCATAAATACAATATTGGAAAGGGGTCTGTCAAAATACATTCTACTTTGGCTGTCAATCAACGCAACCTGATCTACAATTTCAGCAACTTCAAGGTTTCTCATCCTTTTCAGTTTTGCTGTAGCGCAGAATTCGCAGTTTAACGAGCAGCCTACCTGTGAAGATACACAAGCTGTAGTTCTTGTTTCTGTTGGAATCAGAACAGATTCCACCATTAATCCGTCATGAAGCTTCACACCGTTTTTAATGGTTCCGTCTGAGCTTTTTTGAAGAAGATCTACGGAAACAGGGTTAATGGTATATTCTTCCGAAATTTTTTCACGAAGAGACTTCGAAAGATTCGTCATTTCATCGATCGAATGGAGGTTTTTACTCCATAGCCAGTCATAGACCTGTTTCGCACGAAACGGCTTTTCCCCCAAAGATTCAAAGTAGTCTTTAAGCTGGTCTAGTGATAATATACGAATATCTTTCATTGTTGTAAAAGTATAATGTAAAATGTACAAAGTAATATTCTGAATGTATTCTGTTAATTTAAAAGCAATTAAAAAAACACATCTACTTTGTACATTCTACATTACTACATAATTTATAGAATTAACATTGCATCACCGTAAGAATAGAATTTATACTTTTCTTTTACGGCTTCTTCATAAGCATGCATTACGAAGTCTCTTCCTGCAAATGCAGCAATCATCATTAATAATGTAGACTTCGGTGTGTGGAAGTTAGTGATCATTGAGTTCGCCACTCCGAAATCGTGAGGTGGATAAATAAATTTATTAGTCCATCCGTTGAAAGCAGAGATCTTTTTATTTGAAGAAACAGATGTTTCTAAAGCTCTCATTGTAGTAGTACCTACAGCACATACTCTTCTGTGAGAATCTACAGCTTTATTGATGATATCAGCATTTTTCTCATCAATGATGATCTCTTCAGACTCCATTTTGTGCTTAGAAAGATCTTCTACCTCAATTGGGTTGAAGGTTCCCAATCCTACGTGAAGAGTAACTTCAGCAAAATTGATTCCTTTGATCTCTAATCTTTTCATCAAATGTCTTGAGAAGTGAAGACCTGCTGTAGGTGCAGCAACTGCTCCTTCTATTTTAGCATAGATCGTCTGATATCTTTCTGCATCTTCCGGCTCTACTGCTCTTTTGATATATTTTGGAAGTGGAGTTTCTCCCAATTCTTTTAGTTTTGTTCTGAATTCGTCGTAAGAACCATCGAATAAGAATCTAAGTGTTCTTCCTCTTGAAGTAGTGTTATCAATAACCTCAGCTACCAAAGATTCGTCTTCAGTGAAGAATAATTTGTTACCAATTCTGATTTTTCTTGCCGGATCTACCAACACATCCCATACTCTGGTTTCTTTATCAAGTTCTCTTAAAAGGAAAACTTCAATTTTAGCACCTGTCTTTTCTTTATTTCCATAAAGACGTGCAGGGAAAACCTTAGTATTGTTGAAGATGAACAAATCCTCTTCATCAAAATAATCCACCACATCTTTGAATAATTTGTGCTCGATAGTTTGTGTTTTTCTATCAAGAACCATTAATCTTGCTTCATCTCTGTGCTCTGATGGGTGCTCTGCTAATAATTCCGCAGGAAGATCAAAATTAAAATCTGATGTTTTCATTTTTTAAATTACGGTTTAAAAATTATTGAAATTACTTGGTGTAATTTTCGGAGTGCAAATATACGACATTGAACACCCCTTTGTCAAGTATTATTTACAATCAAATTCAAAACGCTCATTTTATGGGGTATTTAACACGTCAGAAAGGCTATTTTGGCAAAAATTAAATTTCGGTATCCTACCGATCTGCAAAATCTATTTATTTAATAATCCGCATTCTGGTGAACATATCATTACTACTTTCAACTGGATATGATAGTTTGAAAAGGATAGATCTATAATACTTTGGTTTCCATTTAAAAAAATGAAATTATTATATAAATAGCCATAATAAAGCACTTAAGAAGGTGAAAACATACCTTATAAGGCTTCAAAATCGTATAGAAGAACTATTATTTCTGCAGTTAATAGTCAATGAATACATGATCCTAAACCATCATCAATGAAAAAACAGCTAAAGTATTTTCAGCAAAACTTGTCCGGTTTAAAAAGTATTTAGTTGGTAAATCTGAATATTAAATGTAACAAAAGAGGGGGTAAACTCGACAAAATAAGACAGCAACACTATAAAAACAACGGATAAAAAAATATAAGCATGAGTAAATATTCTATAGAAGCATTCATCAACGAGACGAAAGAAAATCCTCAGCAAAGAGACTACTTTGAGCTGGAAACCAAACATCTTTTGGAAATCAATCTGAATAACCAAGCGGTATGGACAAAGAGAGGCAGTATGGTAAGCTATGTTGGAAATATCAGCTTCGAAAGACAGGGAATGCTCTCCGGAGGTATTGGAAATCTTTTGAAGAAAGCCATCAGTGGTGAAGGAAGCAAGCTGATGAAAGCAGAAGGAACAGGAAAACTTTATGTAGCAGACTCCGGGAAAAAAGTACGTATTCTTTATTTGAATAATGAATCGGTATGCGTGAACGGAAATGATGTCTTAGCGCATGAACAAAGTGTAAAAAGTGATATTACCATGCTTAAAAGCATTGCAGGTATGATGTCTGGCGGTCTTTTCCAGGTGAAACTTTCGGGAACGGGGCATATTGCCATAACGACACACGGAGATCCTTTGACTTTGCTGGTTACTCCGGACAGTCCGGTTTTCACAGATCCCAACGCAACAGTGGCATGGTCCGGAAACCTGAATCCTGAGCTGAAAACCAATGTTTCTTTCAAAAGCCTTATCGGAAGAGGAAGCGGTGAAGAGTTTCAAATGAAGTTTTCCGGACATGGATGGGTCTTAATACAGCCTTATGAAGAAGTCTATTATATGGAAAAATAAAGTAGACAATTATTAAAAGTAATTTTGAATATACAGAGTACATGAAATCATAATGATATGAAAACACTTGCAAAACTATTCTTTGTAATCATTATATTTCCCAATATAATCATTGCCCAGACCTCAAAGAAAAAGTACGAATACAATATAGATCTTCTTCATATGTCAGATAATGAGGTATCTGTTTCTTTTACTCCGCCCAGGAATAATCTTAAACAAGGGAAGTTTATTATTCCCAAACTGGTCCCTGGATTTTATCAGGCTATGGATTTTGGGCAATATATTTCGAACTTCACTGCGACTGATAAAAATGGCAAAAAAATAGCTGCGGAACGTTTGGATAAAAACAGCTGGCTGGTAGAGGACCTTAAGCATGTCAGCAAAATATCATATCAGGTAGCAGGTGGATGGAACTCTTTAAAACAGGATACCCAAGGGGCAAAATCTCCCGGCAGTATGTTTAAAAAAGATAGTGTTTCCGTTATCAATTATAATTCTTTAGTAGGATATTTTGAAGAAATAAAAGATGTTCCTTACCAAATTAACGTTACAAAAAACAAAGACTTTTATGCTTCTTCTGCATTGGATTATAAAAAGAAAAATGAAAATACAGATATTGTTTGGGCAAAAGATTACCGGGAACTCGTGGACTCTCCCGTTTTATATTGTGTTCCTGATACGACATGGATTAAAATAGGCCATACCGAAGTACTAGTATCATTTTACGATAAAAAAGAACGTCATTATTCACAGAAAATAGCCCGGGAGCTGGAAACTATTTTAAAAAACCAGCAGGCTTATCTGGGAGGAACCTTACCGGTAAATAAATATGCTTTCCTGATCTATTATGAATCTTCAAATGAAAGAGGATATATGGGAGACGGCCTGGAACATTCCAAATCTACAATATGCCTGTACAGTGCCGGAAATATGAATTTTCTCCCTGATGCTTTGAGCAGAGTGGCTTCTCATGAGTTTTTCCATATCATCACTCCTCTTAACATCCATTCGGAAGAAATTCAGCATTATGATTTTCTCAATCCTGTTATGTCCAAACATCTGTGGTTATATGAAGGTATGACGGAATATGCCACCATCCATATGCCTATAAAACAAAAAATGATCAGTCTGGACGACTTTGAAAAAAGCCTGGAAGAAAAAATAAAAGGCATGAAAGAGTTTGACAACAAACTGTCTTTTACGGATCTGAGTAAGAATGCAATGGAAAGACAGGATCAGTATATGAATTTCTATCAAAAAGGAGCCTTACTAGGCTTATGTTTAGATATCAGATTAAGAAAACTTTCTGATGGGAAAATAGGTACTCAGAATCTAATGCAGATGTTGATGAAGAAATACGGAAAAGGTAAATACTTCAATGATGATGAGCTTTTTGATGAAATTGCAAAAATGACTTACCCGGAAATACGTACATTTTTTAAAGATTTTATAGAAGGTACTCAACCTGTTCCTCTGAAAGAATATCTTACAAAAGCTGGTTTCAACTATGATGAATCTACAGGAAAAGTTAGTCTTTTACCTAACCCTGATTCAAAACAGTTAGCTTTAAGGAAAGCATGGTTAGGTCAATAAATCTTATGTCATATCATTCCTGAATTTACAGGCATTTTATTATAAAAGGAATAAATGAAATTGTCTTTAAATAGATAAAAGAGGAAGACCACTCACTACAGTAGTTTTCCTCTTCTATCTTCTCTCTTCCAAGTTTAATTAAACTATAAAGCCTCATCCTTAACGTAAATAATACAATTATTGATTATCTTTAATAAGAAGTAATTCAGCGTTATATTCAAAATACATTATCTATGAAAAAAACACTTTCAGGATTGCTATTAATGATGATTCACCTTGCTTATCCACAGATTCAAAAAGTCAGACAAGTGATCGATTCATGTGTAAAAAA
This genomic window from Chryseobacterium sp. MEBOG06 contains:
- the rlmN gene encoding 23S rRNA (adenine(2503)-C(2))-methyltransferase RlmN → MKDIRILSLDQLKDYFESLGEKPFRAKQVYDWLWSKNLHSIDEMTNLSKSLREKISEEYTINPVSVDLLQKSSDGTIKNGVKLHDGLMVESVLIPTETRTTACVSSQVGCSLNCEFCATAKLKRMRNLEVAEIVDQVALIDSQSRMYFDRPLSNIVFMGMGEPMMNYKNVVEAIKKITQPEGLGMSPRRITVSTSGIPKMIKMLADDELRVKLALSLHSAIESKRNEIMPFSDKFPLTDIMESLQYWYQKTGSVVTFEYCVWKGINDGDEDIKALIKYCKQIPSKVNLIQYNPIGDGKYDQCNKQAEENYIRQLENAGITVMVRRSRGGDIDAACGQLANKATD
- the queA gene encoding tRNA preQ1(34) S-adenosylmethionine ribosyltransferase-isomerase QueA; the encoded protein is MKTSDFNFDLPAELLAEHPSEHRDEARLMVLDRKTQTIEHKLFKDVVDYFDEEDLFIFNNTKVFPARLYGNKEKTGAKIEVFLLRELDKETRVWDVLVDPARKIRIGNKLFFTEDESLVAEVIDNTTSRGRTLRFLFDGSYDEFRTKLKELGETPLPKYIKRAVEPEDAERYQTIYAKIEGAVAAPTAGLHFSRHLMKRLEIKGINFAEVTLHVGLGTFNPIEVEDLSKHKMESEEIIIDEKNADIINKAVDSHRRVCAVGTTTMRALETSVSSNKKISAFNGWTNKFIYPPHDFGVANSMITNFHTPKSTLLMMIAAFAGRDFVMHAYEEAVKEKYKFYSYGDAMLIL
- a CDS encoding AIM24 family protein encodes the protein MSKYSIEAFINETKENPQQRDYFELETKHLLEINLNNQAVWTKRGSMVSYVGNISFERQGMLSGGIGNLLKKAISGEGSKLMKAEGTGKLYVADSGKKVRILYLNNESVCVNGNDVLAHEQSVKSDITMLKSIAGMMSGGLFQVKLSGTGHIAITTHGDPLTLLVTPDSPVFTDPNATVAWSGNLNPELKTNVSFKSLIGRGSGEEFQMKFSGHGWVLIQPYEEVYYMEK